Part of the candidate division WWE3 bacterium genome, TGGAAAAATATCAACAACCGCGGAACCCGGAGATGGAAAATTACGAATTAGAGTCTGTGATCCTGATAAATCATCGGTTTCTTACGCCATTAAGCTGACCGCCATGGATCCATTACCAATTCCTGAACCACCGCCAAAAACAAATAGCCCCGAAGCTAATAATGCGCCACCACAGGCAGACGTTGATTCTGCGGAACAAAACGACGCGACCGACGCCACAAATCAAACCGATCAATCATCAGATCTTATCGTACCTACCATACCTATCAAACCTACTCAACCTACGCACCTAGATATAAAACTCCCAGCCACCTTTTCGGCTCAAGAAGTACCAAAAGTGGCCGGGGCGAGTACCACCGCCAAGGAACTCATAGCTACACCCGAAGCCCAAGCGACGCCCTCAAGCCGAGCAACCAACAAATACGTTATAATACTCGGGTCTCTAGGCATTATTGGGATTGTAATTATAGGTGTTTACTTTTTCTTGAAGCGGAGACAGATTATAAAATGAAAAGATTACTAACAATTTATTTACCAATTTTTATCTGGGCAGGCTTGATATTTTTAGGAAGTTCAACGGTCGGCCGTAGCGTTTCTAACGTGAGACTGATTGACTTCCTAGCTCACAAGTTTGTTCACGTTACGGAGTACGTCATTTTTTATGTTTTGTTACAACGAAGTACTAAAAAATGGTGGCTATCTTTAATAATACTGGGAATATTCGCGATAACGGACGAAATTCATCAATCGTTTGTGCCCGGCCGCAGTCCGAGGATAACTGACGTTTTGATTGACATTAGTAGCGGCACTTTAGGAATAGTAATATTAAATTTATGGTCGAAGTTATTACCAAAAATTCGGACGAAACTAAAAAAATAGCCGCTCAAATATGCACCAAGCTTAAGAGTGGCAACGTCCTTGCTTTACAAGGAGACCTGGGGAGTGGTAAAACAACTTTCACTCAAGGCCTTGCTAAAGCCTTAGGAGTAAAAAGCCGTGTTTTAA contains:
- a CDS encoding VanZ family protein, with product MKRLLTIYLPIFIWAGLIFLGSSTVGRSVSNVRLIDFLAHKFVHVTEYVIFYVLLQRSTKKWWLSLIILGIFAITDEIHQSFVPGRSPRITDVLIDISSGTLGIVILNLWSKLLPKIRTKLKK